From a region of the Actinomadura luzonensis genome:
- a CDS encoding hydantoinase/oxoprolinase family protein, producing the protein MSRYRVSMDIGGTFTDVIGYDETTGRYHVGKSSTTPDDLTRGVLTALESLVDSPADISFTVHGTTQGLNAFLERRGVKVLLLASKGAGDTYHIARGPRTRLYDLHFRKPEPLVPKRDIVEVGGRFDAAGEELEPLDEQAVREAARRYREGGFGAIAVAYLFSYLDPAHELRTREILLEELGGEVTVSLSHEAAKEWREYERTSSAVVEAYTGPVVRRYLERLEANLKERGLTVPMHVMQSSGGILTAESARRRPLQTLLSGPVGGAMGDVELARAIGRPNLIGVDMGGTSFDVSLVIDGQPDISPEANIEGLPMLMSVVNIHTIGAGGGSVAWLEAGGLRVGPRSAGATPGPACYGRGGTEPTVTDANLVLGRIDPDWFAGGTLELDTEAARRALDTVGQGLGLDTLAIAEGVCDVANAKMAQAIRTITVSRGIEPREFTLVAFGGAGPMHAVFLARELGIKEVVVPRFPGAFSAWGMLQTDIRKDFSDTYFHLDADLDGADMAARLRAMAEEGLASLAGEGVPEDSRRVEHAVDIRYAAQEYTLTVPLFDAGEPAGDGFVEIIAKRFAQQHETRYGHANLGAPIEFVTLRTTAFGDLGRGAAEQVEPARGQDFAHETREVVFDGQARPTILARREALAAGHTFEGPAIIVESTATTVVPPGFSVSVDPIGSLVIRNTEEEAK; encoded by the coding sequence ATGAGCCGATACCGGGTCTCCATGGATATCGGCGGCACGTTCACCGACGTCATCGGGTACGACGAGACGACCGGCCGCTACCACGTCGGCAAGTCGTCCACCACGCCCGACGATCTGACGAGGGGCGTGCTGACCGCGCTGGAGTCCTTGGTGGACTCCCCGGCCGACATCTCGTTCACCGTGCACGGCACCACGCAGGGACTCAACGCCTTCCTCGAACGGCGCGGCGTCAAGGTGCTGCTGCTGGCCTCGAAGGGCGCGGGCGACACGTACCACATCGCCCGCGGCCCCCGCACCCGCCTGTACGACCTGCACTTCCGCAAGCCCGAGCCGCTGGTGCCGAAGCGCGACATCGTGGAGGTCGGCGGCCGGTTCGACGCCGCGGGCGAGGAGCTGGAGCCGCTGGACGAGCAGGCCGTGCGCGAGGCGGCCCGCCGCTACCGCGAGGGCGGGTTCGGCGCGATCGCGGTGGCGTACCTGTTCAGCTACCTGGACCCGGCGCACGAGCTGCGCACCAGGGAGATCCTGCTGGAGGAGCTGGGCGGCGAGGTGACGGTGTCGCTGTCGCACGAGGCCGCCAAGGAGTGGCGCGAGTACGAGCGCACCTCCTCGGCCGTGGTCGAGGCGTACACCGGCCCGGTGGTGCGCCGCTACCTGGAGCGGCTGGAGGCCAACCTCAAGGAGCGCGGCCTGACCGTGCCGATGCACGTCATGCAGTCCTCCGGCGGCATCCTCACCGCCGAGTCGGCCCGCCGCCGCCCGCTGCAGACGCTGCTGTCGGGCCCGGTGGGCGGCGCGATGGGCGACGTCGAGCTGGCCCGCGCGATCGGCCGGCCGAACCTGATCGGCGTGGACATGGGCGGCACCTCGTTCGACGTGTCGCTGGTCATCGACGGCCAGCCGGACATCTCGCCCGAGGCCAACATCGAGGGCCTGCCGATGCTCATGAGCGTCGTCAACATCCACACCATCGGCGCGGGCGGCGGCTCCGTCGCCTGGCTGGAGGCGGGCGGCCTGCGGGTCGGGCCCCGTTCGGCGGGCGCGACGCCCGGCCCGGCCTGCTACGGGCGCGGCGGCACCGAGCCGACCGTCACCGACGCCAACCTCGTGCTCGGCCGGATCGACCCGGACTGGTTCGCGGGCGGCACGCTGGAGCTGGACACCGAGGCGGCCCGGCGCGCGCTCGACACCGTCGGCCAGGGCCTCGGCCTGGACACCCTCGCCATCGCCGAGGGCGTCTGCGACGTCGCCAACGCCAAGATGGCCCAGGCCATCAGGACGATCACCGTCTCGCGGGGCATCGAGCCGCGCGAGTTCACGCTCGTCGCGTTCGGCGGCGCGGGCCCGATGCACGCCGTCTTCCTGGCCCGGGAGCTGGGCATCAAGGAGGTCGTGGTGCCGCGCTTCCCCGGCGCGTTCTCCGCCTGGGGCATGCTGCAGACCGACATCCGCAAGGACTTCTCCGACACCTACTTCCACCTCGACGCCGACCTCGACGGCGCCGACATGGCGGCGCGGCTGCGCGCCATGGCCGAGGAGGGCCTCGCCTCGCTGGCCGGCGAGGGCGTGCCGGAGGACAGCCGCCGCGTCGAGCACGCCGTGGACATCCGGTACGCGGCCCAGGAGTACACGCTCACGGTGCCGCTGTTCGACGCCGGCGAGCCGGCCGGCGACGGCTTCGTCGAGATCATCGCCAAGCGGTTCGCCCAGCAGCACGAGACCCGCTACGGCCACGCCAACCTGGGCGCGCCGATCGAGTTCGTGACGCTGCGCACCACCGCCTTCGGCGACCTCGGCCGCGGCGCCGCCGAGCAGGTCGAGCCCGCGCGGGGCCAGGACTTCGCGCACGAGACCCGCGAGGTCGTCTTCGACGGCCAGGCCCGCCCCACGATCCTCGCCCGGCGCGAGGCGCTGGCCGCCGGCCACACGTTCGAAGGCCCGGCGATCATCGTCGAGAGCACCGCCACCACCGTCGTCCCGCCCGGCTTCTCGGTGTCGGTCGACCCCATCGGCTCGCTGGTCATCCGCAACACGGAGGAGGAGGCCAAGTGA
- a CDS encoding NAD(P)-dependent oxidoreductase, giving the protein MAGAPYLGGGQIRRMLPMEHAVMALEAAFRAGPPAPDPGGARTVLPGGHLILSTATHGPWTAARLTTTPQPATPSDPPTPHPATATPHPGTAPLHSGTATPHPATAAAHPGADSGETALRSSAAGVLAASHTGADGGADVLFVLLDARDLRPRLLLDAGALAVLRAAAAGALATRHLARADARRVVVFGTGEHARAHVEAVLAVRQPDEVRIVAPDAQRAHRLAAELTAQHAARILPGRPEDAAEADIVCVCTPGPLPATALPAAALPGPGSHVTTLGQGLPCPPGRHPYVVGEHAGVPGCDTDLHRVLTGQGSPPPGATTLFAPSGLLATDLALAAELAAKLLS; this is encoded by the coding sequence GTGGCGGGGGCGCCGTACCTGGGGGGCGGGCAGATCCGGCGGATGCTGCCGATGGAGCACGCGGTCATGGCCCTGGAGGCCGCCTTCCGCGCCGGCCCGCCGGCCCCGGACCCGGGCGGGGCGCGGACGGTGCTGCCGGGCGGCCACCTGATCCTGTCCACCGCCACCCACGGCCCCTGGACCGCCGCCCGCCTCACCACCACCCCCCAACCCGCCACCCCCAGCGACCCGCCCACCCCGCACCCCGCCACGGCCACCCCGCACCCCGGCACGGCCCCCCTACACTCCGGCACGGCCACCCCGCACCCCGCAACGGCCGCCGCTCACCCCGGCGCCGACAGCGGCGAAACCGCCCTGCGCAGCAGCGCAGCCGGCGTCCTGGCCGCCTCGCACACCGGCGCGGACGGCGGCGCGGACGTGCTGTTCGTGCTGCTCGACGCGCGGGACCTGCGCCCGCGGCTGCTGCTCGACGCCGGGGCCCTGGCCGTGCTGCGGGCGGCGGCGGCCGGCGCGCTCGCGACCCGCCACCTGGCCCGGGCCGACGCCCGCCGCGTGGTGGTGTTCGGGACGGGCGAGCACGCCCGCGCGCACGTCGAGGCCGTCCTCGCCGTCCGCCAGCCGGACGAGGTGCGCATCGTCGCCCCGGACGCCCAGCGGGCCCACCGCCTGGCCGCGGAACTGACCGCCCAGCACGCCGCCAGGATCCTCCCCGGCCGCCCCGAGGACGCGGCGGAGGCCGACATCGTGTGCGTCTGCACCCCCGGCCCCCTGCCCGCCACCGCCCTGCCCGCCGCCGCCCTGCCCGGGCCGGGCTCGCACGTCACCACGCTCGGCCAGGGCCTGCCGTGCCCGCCGGGGCGACACCCGTACGTGGTGGGCGAGCACGCCGGCGTGCCGGGCTGCGACACCGACCTGCACCGCGTCCTCACCGGACAGGGCAGCCCGCCGCCCGGCGCCACGACCCTCTTCGCCCCGTCCGGCCTCCTCGCCACGGACCTGGCCCTCGCCGCGGAACTGGCCGCCAAGCTCCTTTCCTGA
- a CDS encoding DUF305 domain-containing protein has protein sequence MRLRMAAVLLTILLVPVAGCAAAGAEPGYSEADVRFNQQMITHHRETIHLAELAAKRGSGAYVRELGARLIPEEQADITAMSGWLKSWDQAVPPEEASTAATGLKAGPGFDQGWLTMVSEHLQHGIHMAEELRAGGKHAPTRELAERIVKAQTAEIAEIAGHLS, from the coding sequence ATGCGTTTGAGAATGGCGGCGGTCCTGCTGACGATCCTGCTGGTGCCGGTGGCCGGCTGCGCCGCGGCCGGTGCCGAGCCGGGGTACTCCGAGGCGGACGTGCGCTTCAACCAGCAGATGATCACGCATCACCGGGAGACGATCCACCTGGCCGAGCTGGCCGCGAAGCGCGGTTCCGGCGCGTACGTGCGGGAGCTCGGCGCCCGCCTCATCCCCGAGGAGCAAGCGGACATCACGGCCATGTCGGGCTGGCTGAAGTCCTGGGACCAGGCGGTGCCGCCGGAGGAGGCCTCGACGGCGGCCACCGGGCTGAAGGCCGGGCCCGGGTTCGACCAGGGCTGGCTGACCATGGTGTCGGAGCATCTCCAGCACGGCATCCACATGGCGGAGGAGCTGCGGGCGGGCGGCAAGCACGCGCCCACGCGGGAGCTGGCCGAGCGGATCGTCAAGGCGCAGACGGCGGAGATCGCGGAGATCGCCGGGCACCTGAGCTGA
- a CDS encoding MarR family winged helix-turn-helix transcriptional regulator — MELPPTLLGTTTFVLHKVGVANRRAIAARLAGETGLSLWEFAVLATLADGGPAAQREVGARLGADPSDMVRLMDGLLREGLAGRERDPDDRRRYRVTLTPAGRERLARAREIVADTERRRLAPLSPAEQAQLHTLITKLFHHPPA, encoded by the coding sequence ATGGAGCTGCCGCCGACCCTGCTGGGGACCACCACGTTCGTGCTGCACAAGGTCGGCGTGGCGAACCGGCGGGCGATCGCCGCGCGGCTGGCGGGGGAGACAGGGCTGAGCCTGTGGGAGTTCGCCGTGCTGGCCACGCTCGCCGACGGCGGCCCGGCGGCGCAGCGCGAGGTCGGCGCGCGGCTCGGCGCCGACCCGAGCGACATGGTGCGCCTCATGGACGGGCTGCTGCGCGAGGGCCTGGCCGGACGCGAGCGCGACCCGGACGACCGCCGCCGCTACCGCGTCACCCTCACCCCGGCGGGACGCGAACGCCTGGCCCGCGCCCGCGAGATCGTCGCCGACACCGAACGGCGGCGCCTGGCCCCGCTCTCACCGGCCGAGCAGGCCCAGCTCCACACCCTGATCACCAAACTGTTCCACCACCCGCCGGCCTGA
- a CDS encoding VOC family protein — MDALYPRLLVRDFPAAVAFYRAALRELHGVDPVKVVPEASYANWDLAGEAGLVLFGRAAIAAAVGTAGLPGTAAPPAQDSAMLVMRVDDVDDAAARLVRHGATVAAPPQDRPGWAPTLRTAHLRDPEGHLIELQSY; from the coding sequence ATGGACGCTCTCTACCCGCGCCTTCTCGTGCGCGACTTCCCGGCCGCCGTCGCCTTCTACCGGGCGGCGCTGCGCGAGCTGCACGGCGTGGACCCGGTCAAGGTCGTCCCGGAGGCGTCGTACGCGAACTGGGACCTCGCCGGGGAGGCGGGCCTGGTGCTGTTCGGCCGCGCGGCGATCGCCGCCGCCGTCGGCACGGCCGGCCTGCCCGGGACCGCCGCCCCGCCCGCGCAGGACTCCGCGATGCTCGTCATGCGGGTGGACGACGTGGACGACGCCGCCGCCCGCCTGGTCCGGCACGGCGCCACCGTCGCGGCCCCGCCGCAGGACCGGCCCGGCTGGGCGCCCACCCTGCGCACCGCGCACCTGCGCGACCCCGAGGGGCACCTGATCGAGCTGCAGTCGTACTGA
- a CDS encoding STAS domain-containing protein, with protein MTSLAGGEAYITPVLHPFGLRLSGRIDRDARHELARTLTWAARVHDGDIHLDMGRLAFIDAGGLRLIVGCADGLPAPRRVVLDPATPVTRKLLGLLGWQAEDGRLCSPPGGSALHAVPTASADGSTVEVDGAAAPEAMARRFRVIRKPGPGGTPPPA; from the coding sequence ATGACCTCCTTGGCCGGCGGCGAGGCGTACATCACGCCCGTCCTCCACCCGTTCGGGCTGCGCCTGAGCGGCCGGATCGACCGCGACGCCCGCCACGAGCTGGCCCGCACCCTCACCTGGGCGGCCCGCGTGCACGACGGCGACATCCACCTCGACATGGGACGGCTGGCGTTCATCGACGCGGGCGGGCTGCGGCTCATCGTCGGCTGCGCGGACGGGCTGCCGGCGCCGCGCCGGGTGGTGCTGGATCCGGCCACGCCTGTCACCCGCAAGCTCCTGGGGCTGCTGGGGTGGCAGGCGGAGGACGGCCGGCTCTGCTCCCCGCCCGGCGGCTCGGCTCTTCATGCCGTCCCGACGGCTTCGGCGGACGGGAGCACGGTGGAGGTCGATGGGGCCGCGGCGCCGGAGGCGATGGCGAGGCGATTCCGGGTGATCCGGAAGCCCGGCCCGGGCGGGACGCCGCCCCCCGCGTGA
- a CDS encoding ATP-binding protein → MSMWFELRCPVSADLGFIRDLVEVCGRYAGLRGERLDELVLAVNEAVTNVLDHGGRAGLVTARGHGDGITVEVLDTAGLLTDEHLTSAVVDPTRGHGFGLWVIQHLCDEVTLEQTGLGSRLSLTVRRPAAEAERGRPAARPAAQGPQGLPRQGDGRAAGWRGRDDEPGRRDDERRSVS, encoded by the coding sequence ATGAGCATGTGGTTCGAGCTGCGCTGCCCGGTCAGCGCCGATCTAGGCTTCATCCGGGACCTCGTCGAGGTCTGCGGACGGTACGCCGGCCTTCGGGGCGAGCGGCTGGACGAACTCGTGCTGGCCGTCAACGAGGCCGTGACGAACGTCCTCGACCACGGCGGCCGCGCCGGGCTGGTCACCGCGCGCGGCCACGGCGACGGCATCACCGTCGAGGTCCTCGACACGGCCGGGCTCCTCACGGACGAGCACCTGACCTCGGCCGTGGTGGACCCGACCCGCGGGCACGGGTTCGGCCTGTGGGTGATCCAGCACCTGTGCGACGAGGTCACCCTGGAACAGACCGGCCTCGGCTCCCGCCTCAGCCTGACCGTGCGCCGCCCGGCGGCGGAGGCGGAGCGGGGACGCCCGGCCGCGCGCCCCGCCGCCCAGGGACCCCAGGGGCTCCCGCGGCAAGGGGACGGGCGCGCCGCGGGCTGGCGCGGCCGCGACGACGAGCCGGGCCGACGCGACGACGAACGCCGCTCGGTCTCCTGA
- a CDS encoding serine hydrolase domain-containing protein, with translation MERRRFLALAGAAGLTAAATAATAGPASAAAYPFYDSGVPAEAHTKLGELAPYGVTAFAFTPSGGWAVVTQDGRYFARGIPDACFAELGALAKAGRRVHCLAFPPEGGDRWVITTDKGVSSRGLPAACLQRVQSSYAAGQQVVDVAFPPAGGDRWVVTTTGGFHAKGVDDECYQMMRNLTEGGRKVTRVAFPKAGGWAVVAQDEYHARGIPDACFTRMGTLAGGGWQVHTVAFAPGGGWVLSTRGKAPALPADRVRQVENAVGGATVWQRMSAYRTPGVTVAVVVGNKIAWSTGYGRLEAGGAAAAHPESAFQAASISKAVAALGVLRLAQTGGPALSADVRPHLGWTLPSRDCVTSTAVPTIDRLLAHRAGVIGRGSTSPADACSGFASGGGGFAGYGPDADVPTLLQVMNGEGNSPRIELTTTPGAEYHYSGAGFVLLQRMLEQRTGLPLADYMQREVFAPLGMTTSSYALAPAFELAAGHTATGAVIPGRRNRYPESAAAGLYTSVLDLCRLVSWLNRAWTASGDLAGPLTRASVRTLLSEGAQPGMGRGLFLADAGTDGFSYTHDGANYGFRSVFKGYPKLGAGYAVLANGSDAALVTEIAAAIRKVYGWP, from the coding sequence TTGGAACGCAGACGTTTTCTCGCCCTGGCCGGCGCCGCCGGCCTGACCGCCGCCGCGACGGCCGCGACGGCCGGGCCCGCCTCGGCGGCGGCCTACCCGTTCTACGACTCCGGCGTCCCGGCGGAGGCGCACACGAAGCTGGGTGAGCTGGCGCCGTACGGGGTGACCGCGTTCGCGTTCACCCCGTCGGGCGGCTGGGCGGTGGTGACGCAGGACGGCCGGTATTTCGCCCGCGGCATCCCTGACGCCTGTTTCGCGGAGCTGGGCGCGCTGGCGAAGGCGGGCCGCCGCGTCCATTGCCTGGCCTTCCCGCCGGAGGGCGGCGACCGCTGGGTGATCACCACCGACAAGGGCGTGTCGTCGCGCGGCCTGCCCGCCGCGTGCCTGCAGCGCGTGCAGAGCTCTTACGCCGCCGGGCAGCAGGTGGTGGACGTGGCCTTCCCGCCGGCGGGCGGCGACCGGTGGGTGGTGACCACGACCGGCGGCTTCCACGCCAAGGGCGTGGACGACGAGTGCTACCAGATGATGCGCAACCTCACGGAGGGCGGCCGCAAGGTCACCCGCGTGGCGTTCCCGAAGGCGGGCGGCTGGGCGGTGGTCGCGCAGGACGAGTACCACGCGCGCGGCATCCCCGACGCCTGCTTCACCAGGATGGGCACGCTGGCGGGCGGCGGCTGGCAGGTGCACACGGTGGCGTTCGCGCCGGGCGGCGGCTGGGTGCTGAGCACGCGCGGCAAGGCTCCCGCCCTGCCCGCCGACCGGGTCAGGCAGGTCGAGAACGCGGTCGGCGGCGCGACGGTGTGGCAGCGGATGAGCGCCTACCGCACGCCGGGCGTCACGGTCGCCGTGGTCGTCGGCAACAAGATCGCCTGGTCGACGGGGTACGGCCGGCTGGAGGCGGGCGGCGCCGCCGCGGCCCATCCGGAGAGCGCGTTCCAGGCGGCGTCCATCAGCAAGGCCGTGGCCGCGCTCGGCGTGCTGCGCCTGGCGCAGACCGGCGGCCCGGCGCTGAGCGCGGACGTCCGCCCCCACCTCGGCTGGACGCTGCCGAGCCGCGACTGCGTGACCTCCACGGCGGTCCCGACGATCGACCGGCTGCTCGCGCACCGGGCGGGCGTGATCGGGCGCGGCTCCACCTCCCCCGCCGACGCCTGCTCCGGCTTCGCCTCGGGCGGCGGCGGCTTCGCCGGCTACGGCCCGGACGCGGACGTCCCGACGCTGCTGCAGGTCATGAACGGCGAGGGCAACTCGCCGCGGATCGAGCTGACGACCACGCCCGGCGCCGAGTACCACTACTCCGGCGCGGGTTTCGTGCTGCTCCAGCGGATGCTGGAGCAGCGGACCGGGCTGCCGCTGGCCGACTACATGCAGCGCGAGGTCTTCGCGCCGCTCGGCATGACGACCAGCTCGTACGCGCTCGCGCCCGCCTTCGAGCTGGCCGCCGGGCACACCGCGACCGGCGCCGTGATCCCCGGCAGGCGCAACCGCTACCCCGAGTCGGCCGCCGCCGGGCTGTACACGAGCGTGCTCGACCTGTGCCGGCTGGTGTCCTGGCTGAACCGCGCCTGGACCGCCTCCGGCGACCTCGCCGGCCCGCTGACCAGGGCCTCGGTCCGCACGTTGTTGTCGGAGGGCGCGCAGCCGGGCATGGGCCGCGGCCTGTTCCTGGCGGACGCGGGCACCGACGGCTTCTCCTACACCCACGACGGCGCCAACTACGGGTTCCGCTCGGTGTTCAAGGGCTACCCGAAGCTCGGCGCGGGGTACGCGGTCCTGGCCAACGGCAGCGACGCCGCCCTGGTGACCGAGATCGCCGCGGCGATCAGGAAGGTGTACGGCTGGCCGTGA
- a CDS encoding cytochrome P450 — protein sequence MPLDNTPLMLLEGYGWLPARRRESPDGVARTRVLGRRATGLCGPEAARFFYDEDHVHRHGAIPGLVQSTLFGHGPVHTLDGADHRVRKAMFLSLMTPGGVADLARRTAAAWDEAAAEWAGRPRVVLFDEAARVLARAVTDWAGVQLPRDEADELAADCVAMVDGFATLGARHWRARRARARQEARLARLVEDVRRGAFHPAEGSALAAVARHRDAHGERLDPRVAAVELLNVIRPTVAVCWFVAYAGHALHRWPEHRERLRAGDEAFAEAFAHELRRFYPFAPFVGGRAARDLTYGGYQIPAGTLVLLDLYGQNHDPELWPDPYAFRPERFLGRAIDPYELVPQGGGEARTGHRCPGEDVTVAVLRELVIRLARLEHDLPPQDLGISLRRVPARPASGIVLADVRAPAEAAASAAPRP from the coding sequence ATGCCGCTCGACAACACCCCGCTCATGCTCCTGGAAGGCTACGGCTGGCTGCCCGCCCGCCGCCGCGAGAGCCCCGACGGCGTGGCCCGCACCCGCGTGCTGGGCCGCCGCGCCACGGGCCTGTGCGGTCCCGAGGCTGCCCGCTTCTTCTACGACGAGGACCACGTCCACCGGCACGGCGCCATCCCCGGCCTCGTGCAGAGCACGTTGTTCGGCCACGGCCCGGTGCACACCCTGGACGGCGCCGACCACCGCGTCCGCAAGGCGATGTTCCTGTCGCTCATGACCCCCGGCGGCGTCGCCGACCTGGCCCGCCGCACCGCCGCGGCCTGGGACGAGGCCGCCGCGGAGTGGGCCGGCCGGCCGCGGGTCGTGCTCTTCGACGAGGCCGCCCGCGTGCTGGCCCGCGCCGTCACGGACTGGGCCGGCGTCCAGCTGCCCCGGGACGAGGCCGACGAGCTGGCCGCCGACTGCGTCGCCATGGTGGACGGCTTCGCCACGCTCGGGGCGCGGCACTGGCGCGCCCGGCGGGCCCGCGCCCGGCAGGAGGCCCGGCTCGCCCGCCTGGTCGAGGACGTGCGCCGCGGCGCCTTCCACCCGGCCGAGGGCTCCGCGCTCGCCGCGGTCGCCCGCCACCGGGACGCCCACGGCGAACGCCTCGACCCGCGCGTGGCCGCCGTGGAGCTGCTCAACGTCATCCGGCCCACGGTGGCCGTCTGCTGGTTCGTCGCGTACGCGGGCCACGCGCTGCACCGCTGGCCGGAGCACCGGGAGCGGCTGCGCGCCGGCGACGAGGCCTTCGCCGAGGCGTTCGCGCACGAGCTGCGGCGCTTCTACCCGTTCGCGCCGTTCGTCGGCGGGCGGGCCGCCCGCGACCTGACCTACGGCGGCTACCAGATCCCGGCCGGCACGCTGGTGCTGCTCGACCTGTACGGCCAGAACCACGACCCCGAGCTGTGGCCCGACCCGTACGCCTTCCGCCCCGAGCGCTTCCTCGGCCGCGCGATCGACCCGTACGAGCTGGTCCCGCAGGGCGGCGGCGAGGCGCGCACCGGCCACCGCTGCCCCGGCGAGGACGTCACCGTCGCCGTGCTGCGCGAGCTGGTGATCCGGCTGGCCCGGCTGGAGCACGACCTGCCGCCGCAGGACCTCGGCATCTCGCTGCGGCGCGTCCCGGCCCGCCCGGCGAGCGGGATCGTGCTCGCGGACGTGCGCGCGCCCGCGGAGGCGGCCGCCTCCGCCGCACCGCGCCCTTGA
- a CDS encoding carbohydrate ABC transporter permease, with protein MKLHLPPAARRSPAKDQAGSGARQAVPEAGPRPPRRGRWRHAATVAVFLLPSLVPLTLYTLIPMVGSFWTSLHEWDLITDMRWVGLGNYADLLGDADTRAAFLHTLYFIAGYLPLVYLGGLGLAVLLDRRMPARALLRGVYFLPVITSWVVVALMWKWLLNPASGIVNWALGLVGVHGPGWWTDPGWAMPSIILASAWKDLGFVMIILLAGLQAIPREYQEAAMVDGATAWRRFRHITLPLLSPSTFFVVVISLINGFQVFDQVKIMTGGGPGGATQVVVSQIYDLTFRYGRAGAASALSWLLFALVLLVTVVQIRGQRRWVTYG; from the coding sequence GTGAAGCTGCACTTACCGCCGGCCGCCCGCCGCTCCCCCGCGAAGGACCAGGCCGGGAGCGGGGCGCGGCAGGCCGTCCCCGAGGCCGGGCCCCGCCCGCCGCGCCGCGGGCGCTGGCGTCACGCCGCCACGGTCGCGGTGTTCCTGCTGCCTAGCCTGGTCCCGCTCACCCTCTACACGCTGATCCCGATGGTCGGCTCGTTCTGGACCAGCCTGCACGAGTGGGACCTCATCACCGACATGCGCTGGGTCGGCCTCGGCAACTACGCCGACCTGCTCGGCGACGCCGACACCCGGGCCGCGTTCCTGCACACCCTGTACTTCATCGCCGGCTACCTGCCGCTGGTCTACCTCGGCGGCCTCGGCCTGGCGGTGCTGCTCGACCGGAGGATGCCGGCCCGCGCCCTGCTGCGCGGCGTCTACTTCCTGCCGGTGATCACGAGCTGGGTGGTGGTCGCGCTGATGTGGAAGTGGCTGCTGAACCCGGCCAGCGGCATCGTCAACTGGGCGCTCGGCCTGGTGGGCGTGCACGGGCCCGGCTGGTGGACCGACCCCGGCTGGGCGATGCCGTCGATCATCCTCGCCTCGGCGTGGAAGGACCTCGGCTTCGTGATGATCATCCTGCTGGCCGGGCTGCAGGCGATCCCCCGCGAGTACCAGGAGGCCGCCATGGTGGACGGCGCGACCGCCTGGCGCAGGTTCCGGCACATCACGCTGCCCCTGCTGTCGCCCTCGACGTTCTTCGTGGTGGTGATCTCGCTGATCAACGGCTTCCAGGTGTTCGACCAGGTCAAGATCATGACGGGTGGCGGGCCGGGCGGCGCGACGCAGGTCGTGGTGTCGCAGATCTACGACCTCACCTTCCGCTACGGCCGGGCGGGCGCGGCCTCGGCGCTGTCCTGGCTGCTGTTCGCGCTGGTGCTGCTGGTGACCGTCGTGCAGATCCGGGGCCAGAGGCGGTGGGTGACCTATGGGTAA
- a CDS encoding carbohydrate ABC transporter permease, with protein MGKALRYLLVGLGALAMLFPFGWAVITSVTPGDAVLAVPPDFTPEGASLDAYGRLLETLPFWRIVLNSAWVGAASTALQLLTSAMAAYAFARLPFPGRGALFAVYLTTLMMPLPVLVVPLFLEMRMFGLVDTYFALLAPTIASAFGVFLLRQAVNQVPREFDEAAVLDGAGHFRIFLFVVLPLIRPALATFAIFGFMASWNSYLWPLIIIKSPEFMTLPLGLATLHGQFTTQWDVVMAGSVVSVVPILVLYVFAQKHVIASVAQSGLK; from the coding sequence ATGGGTAAGGCGCTCCGCTACCTGCTGGTGGGCCTCGGCGCGCTGGCGATGTTGTTCCCGTTCGGCTGGGCGGTGATCACGTCGGTGACGCCGGGCGACGCCGTGCTGGCCGTGCCGCCCGACTTCACGCCCGAGGGCGCGAGCCTGGACGCCTACGGCCGGCTGCTGGAGACGCTGCCGTTCTGGCGGATCGTGCTGAACAGCGCCTGGGTCGGCGCCGCCTCGACCGCGCTGCAGCTGCTCACCAGCGCGATGGCGGCCTACGCCTTCGCGCGGCTGCCGTTCCCCGGCCGGGGCGCGCTGTTCGCGGTGTACCTCACGACGCTGATGATGCCGCTGCCGGTGCTGGTCGTGCCGCTGTTCCTGGAGATGCGCATGTTCGGCCTGGTCGACACGTACTTCGCGCTGCTCGCGCCGACGATCGCCTCGGCGTTCGGGGTGTTCCTGCTGCGGCAGGCGGTCAACCAGGTGCCCCGGGAGTTCGACGAGGCGGCGGTGCTGGACGGCGCCGGGCACTTCCGCATCTTCCTGTTCGTGGTGCTGCCGCTGATCCGCCCGGCGCTCGCCACGTTCGCGATCTTCGGGTTCATGGCGAGCTGGAACAGCTACCTGTGGCCGCTGATCATCATCAAGTCGCCCGAGTTCATGACCCTGCCGCTGGGCCTGGCGACCCTGCACGGGCAGTTCACCACGCAGTGGGACGTGGTGATGGCGGGCTCGGTCGTCAGCGTCGTCCCGATCCTCGTCCTCTACGTCTTCGCGCAGAAGCACGTCATCGCCAGCGTCGCGCAGAGCGGGCTCAAGTAA